AATCGCGGATCGATCACCCGATCCGGCAAACCGGTGCGTCCGCCCCCAGTCCTTGAGCGCTTCGGCGACAGGACGCTTGCGGCCCTCCACTTCTTCGAGCACCTCAATTGCGGCTTGCAGACGACCACCCAGTTTCATGTCACACCATCCTAAATCAGTCTATCGGCGGAATGCTCCACCTTTGGAGAATTGGGTGTAAACGATAGAGCGCCAGAGTCCAAGCCTGCTTTTGCCAGTTTTTGGCCTGCACAGGCAGTTATAATCAGGAATATTTCAATTGAAACGGTTGCCGTCTTTTCATTTGACGCAAAGCACAACAATCCACCTGCACCTTCCGTGCCCCAAACCCAGTCACAAGAAATACACACCACGGCCCAAGCTGAAACACAACTAGACACAACTCACACAACAAAATAATGTGCATAAGCGCGAGAATTGAGAATTGCTTTAAACAAGCATACACCAACGCGATGGCGAAATAGCCGGACCTTTTTCTGGAAATAGTCTTATTTGAAAGCATAAATCAGATGGAATCTTCTGCCCAGTCTGCCCGGTGGAACGGGATGGATTTTGCGCGCGCAGTGTTGATGATCCTTGGGCTGTTTTTCCATGCCGGGAGCTTCTACGGAACAGGAAACGACTGGCTCATCATTTCCGATGAAACAACACCCATCGTCAACGGTTTCAACTTTCTCATCCATAGCTTTCGTATGGAAGCATTCTACCTGATTGCAGGTTTTTTCTTTGCGTTGGTGATGGAGAAGCAACGTCCAAATTTTTTAAGAGATCGTCTTGTACGTATTGCAATCCCTCTATTCGTCTGCGGAGCGCTCATCAATCCAGTTATGCATTATACTGTCTATGGTTATGACTATGTCATTACCAAAGATTATATTGTTAAAGGCGAATGGCTGTCCCATTTGTGGTTTCTTGGAAACCTGACTATCTACATCCTCATTTCCATTCCTATTTGCAGATATATTCGCAAGAATATCCGTGTAACCAGAACACAGCTATTCGTTACTGTGGCCTTTATCGTGCCGTTTGTAGCAGCCTGCATGAACTTTGCCGCCAACCGCATTTTCCCGGAAAAATTTCTTTTCATTGCACCTGAATCGATATTTGACTACCTGCCCTACTACTGCCTCGGCATGGTCTGTTTTTACAACCGAGCCGAGTTCACGAAGCTTCTCAACATGCAGAGTTTTGCGATCGCGCTGGTAATAGCAGCTGCCATGATTGCCACCAGAGAAGTGCTGGCTATCTACGGGCTGACATTTATCTCAAAGGTCATTTACGCCCTTTTGCGTGGCCCGATGATCCTTCTCACGCTGTCCTTCTTGATTGTTATGGGAAACAGGGAAAGCAAAATCGTGAGAAGCTTTTCCGATTCCAGCTACACGATCTATCTGTTTCACCTGCCGATATTTGTGTTGCTTTACAAGACCGTATTCCAGCACACACATCTGGGCGCCCTGCCTGAATATGCTCTTCTGATCGCCATCACCTATGCGCTTTGCTATGCGATCCATATTTTTGTGATCAAGAAGAGCAAACTTCTAAGCTTTGCCTTCAATGGCAAACAATTCAGCCTGAAGGACTATTCTCTTCTGGGCAGGAAACTACGATCGGACGGATAGAAGCGTTACCCCGCCCTCAAAACCATTTGAGCCATTTGAAGAGCAGCAGCTGAAGTGCCACGATCATCGTAAGCATGCCCACAAAGATCCAGAAGGCATAGCCAGAATCCGCACCGGGAATGCCAGCCACATTGATCCCCAAGAGCCCCGTCAAAAACCCCAAAGGCATGAAAATGGCAGCAATCATGGAAAGGATATACATATGTTTGTTAAGCCTGTCGGCCTGCACATGCGCGATTTCATCCTTGACGATCTGCGCGCGCTCACGAATGGCATCCAGATCTTCTACATAGCGCGTCAGGTGGTTATAAACCTCCTGCAAATGGCGCCGATGGGTATTGTTTAGCCACTCGAAA
This genomic window from uncultured Cohaesibacter sp. contains:
- a CDS encoding acyltransferase family protein; the protein is MESSAQSARWNGMDFARAVLMILGLFFHAGSFYGTGNDWLIISDETTPIVNGFNFLIHSFRMEAFYLIAGFFFALVMEKQRPNFLRDRLVRIAIPLFVCGALINPVMHYTVYGYDYVITKDYIVKGEWLSHLWFLGNLTIYILISIPICRYIRKNIRVTRTQLFVTVAFIVPFVAACMNFAANRIFPEKFLFIAPESIFDYLPYYCLGMVCFYNRAEFTKLLNMQSFAIALVIAAAMIATREVLAIYGLTFISKVIYALLRGPMILLTLSFLIVMGNRESKIVRSFSDSSYTIYLFHLPIFVLLYKTVFQHTHLGALPEYALLIAITYALCYAIHIFVIKKSKLLSFAFNGKQFSLKDYSLLGRKLRSDG